In Rhea pennata isolate bPtePen1 chromosome 8, bPtePen1.pri, whole genome shotgun sequence, one genomic interval encodes:
- the PIGC gene encoding phosphatidylinositol N-acetylglucosaminyltransferase subunit C isoform X2, translating to MVCAQVATSPTRRWQKVLYERQPFPDNYVDQRFLEELRKNIHARQYQYWAVVFESGAVAQQLCSVCVFVVTWWYMDAGMLSPQGLFGAGLVSSLLGYVLFNVIDAGVGQQGSRRTWWADLKSTLVFIAFTYGFSPVLKTLTESISTDTIYAMSAFMLLGHLIFFDYGANAAIVSSTLSLNMAIFASVCLASRLPRSMHAFVMVTFAMQIFALWPMLQKKLKAQTPRCYVVVTTLFALAALAGLMTISSVGAVLFALLLLCISCLCPYCLIRLQLFKDNIHGPWDEAEIKEDLSRFLM from the coding sequence ATGGTCTGTGCCCAGGTGGCGACCAGCCCCACGAGGCGCTGGCAGAAGGTGCTGTATGAGCGCCAGCCTTTCCCGGATAACTATGTGGACCAGCGGTTCCTGGAAGAGCTACGGAAGAACATCCATGCCCGCCAGTACCAGTACTGGGCCGTAGTCTTTGAGTCGGGAGCAGTGgcacagcagctgtgcagcGTCTGTGTCTTCGTTGTTACCTGGTGGTATATGGATGCCGGGATGCTGAGCCCACAGGGGCTTTTTGGGGCAGGCCTGGTCTCTTCCCTACTTGGCTACGTCTTGTTCAATGTCATTGATGCTGGGGTCGGGCAGCAAGGGAGCAGGCGGACGTGGTGGGCCGACCTGAAGAGCACCCTGGTGTTCATTGCCTTCACCTATGGCTTTTCACCAGTGCTTAAGACACTGACAGAGTCGATCAGCACGGACACCATCTACGCCATGTCGGCCTTCATGCTCCTTGGCCACCTCATCTTCTTCGACTACGGTGCTAACGCTGCCATTGTATCCAGCACGTTGTCACTCAACATGGCCATCTTTGCCTCTGTGTGCCTAGCATCCCGCCTGCCTCGCTCCATGCATGCCTTCGTTATGGTCACCTTTGCCATGCAGATCTTCGCTCTCTGGCCTATGCTCCAGAAGAAGCTGAAAGCCCAGACACCCCGATGCTATGTGGTGGTCACCACACTCTTTGCACTGGCAGCACTGGCAGGACTGATGACCATTTCCAGTGTGGGTGCTGTTCTctttgccttgctgctgctctgtatTTCCTGCCTCTGCCCCTACTGTCTCATTCGGCTTCAGCTGTTCAAGGACAATATTCATGGGCCATGGGATGAGGCTGAGATCAAGGAAGATCTCTCCAGGTTCCTCATGTAG
- the PIGC gene encoding phosphatidylinositol N-acetylglucosaminyltransferase subunit C isoform X1, protein MQKGGGEDPASSRSPSPGGSAPHSPAELRGAGRERRAPPTGHGDGGARLCPLRRGFQRPQCEQAAPGESSAVGYLPEEASARGGAGPHEATATGVPRIPVLCLQHSQAHSEAIGPSTDRRMVCAQVATSPTRRWQKVLYERQPFPDNYVDQRFLEELRKNIHARQYQYWAVVFESGAVAQQLCSVCVFVVTWWYMDAGMLSPQGLFGAGLVSSLLGYVLFNVIDAGVGQQGSRRTWWADLKSTLVFIAFTYGFSPVLKTLTESISTDTIYAMSAFMLLGHLIFFDYGANAAIVSSTLSLNMAIFASVCLASRLPRSMHAFVMVTFAMQIFALWPMLQKKLKAQTPRCYVVVTTLFALAALAGLMTISSVGAVLFALLLLCISCLCPYCLIRLQLFKDNIHGPWDEAEIKEDLSRFLM, encoded by the exons ATGcaaaagggaggaggggaggatCCCGCTTCCTCTCGGTCCCCCTCTCCGGGGGGGTCGGCACCGCATTCCCCCGCAGAGCTGCGCGGTGCCGGGCGGGAGCGCCGCGCGCCTCCGACGGGACACGGGGACGGGGGTGCCCGGCTTTGCCCTCTTCGGCGGGGGTTTCAGCGCCCGCAGTGCGAGCAGGCTGCCCCAGGG GAGTCCAGCGCTGTGGGTTACTTGCCGGAGGAAGCCTCAGCCAGAGGAGGAGCAGGACCTCACGAAGCTACTGCCACAGGTGTTCCCAGGATCCCTGTCTTATGCCTGCAGCACTCCCAGGCACACTCAGAGGCGATCGGACCAAGCACTGATAGAAGAATGGTCTGTGCCCAGGTGGCGACCAGCCCCACGAGGCGCTGGCAGAAGGTGCTGTATGAGCGCCAGCCTTTCCCGGATAACTATGTGGACCAGCGGTTCCTGGAAGAGCTACGGAAGAACATCCATGCCCGCCAGTACCAGTACTGGGCCGTAGTCTTTGAGTCGGGAGCAGTGgcacagcagctgtgcagcGTCTGTGTCTTCGTTGTTACCTGGTGGTATATGGATGCCGGGATGCTGAGCCCACAGGGGCTTTTTGGGGCAGGCCTGGTCTCTTCCCTACTTGGCTACGTCTTGTTCAATGTCATTGATGCTGGGGTCGGGCAGCAAGGGAGCAGGCGGACGTGGTGGGCCGACCTGAAGAGCACCCTGGTGTTCATTGCCTTCACCTATGGCTTTTCACCAGTGCTTAAGACACTGACAGAGTCGATCAGCACGGACACCATCTACGCCATGTCGGCCTTCATGCTCCTTGGCCACCTCATCTTCTTCGACTACGGTGCTAACGCTGCCATTGTATCCAGCACGTTGTCACTCAACATGGCCATCTTTGCCTCTGTGTGCCTAGCATCCCGCCTGCCTCGCTCCATGCATGCCTTCGTTATGGTCACCTTTGCCATGCAGATCTTCGCTCTCTGGCCTATGCTCCAGAAGAAGCTGAAAGCCCAGACACCCCGATGCTATGTGGTGGTCACCACACTCTTTGCACTGGCAGCACTGGCAGGACTGATGACCATTTCCAGTGTGGGTGCTGTTCTctttgccttgctgctgctctgtatTTCCTGCCTCTGCCCCTACTGTCTCATTCGGCTTCAGCTGTTCAAGGACAATATTCATGGGCCATGGGATGAGGCTGAGATCAAGGAAGATCTCTCCAGGTTCCTCATGTAG